In the genome of Bradyrhizobium sp. CIAT3101, one region contains:
- a CDS encoding nitrate/sulfonate/bicarbonate ABC transporter ATP-binding protein has protein sequence MLDQPPALIDIRGVCRSFPKGSGEQLLVLENVDLTIRSGEIVGLLGRSGSGKSTLLRIIAGLVAPSTGQATCRGEIIAGPPNGVAMVFQSFALFPWLTVLQNVELGLEALGVDAAERRKRALAAIDLIGLDGFESAFPKELSGGMRQRVGFARALVVHPDLLLMDEPFSALDVLTAETLRTDLIDLWVEGRLPIKSILMVTHNIEEAVLMCDRILVFSSNPGRVAVEIKVELAHPRNRLDPHFRQLVDSIYARMTQRAEPKAPAIEGIPGSGVGMTLHHVSSNVLSGLIETLAGAPYNGHADLPVLAGQLQLEADEILHLGESLQLLRFAHLSEGDLVLTDAGKRFAHLETDARKKLFAEHLVTYVPVMGLIRRVLDERPSHTAPAARFRNELEDYMSEDYADETLKTVVSWGRYAELFAYDEQSETFSLENPGEST, from the coding sequence ATGCTCGATCAACCCCCTGCGCTCATCGATATCCGCGGTGTCTGCCGGTCCTTTCCGAAGGGCAGCGGCGAGCAGTTGCTGGTGCTGGAGAACGTCGATCTGACGATCCGCTCCGGCGAGATCGTCGGCTTGCTCGGCCGCTCCGGCTCCGGCAAATCCACGCTGCTGCGGATCATCGCCGGTCTGGTCGCACCGTCCACGGGACAGGCGACCTGCCGCGGCGAGATCATCGCGGGACCGCCGAACGGCGTCGCCATGGTCTTCCAGTCGTTCGCGCTGTTTCCCTGGCTGACGGTGCTGCAAAACGTCGAGCTCGGACTGGAGGCACTGGGCGTCGATGCCGCCGAGCGGCGCAAGCGCGCGCTCGCCGCGATCGACCTGATCGGCCTCGACGGATTCGAGTCGGCCTTTCCCAAGGAATTGTCGGGCGGCATGCGCCAGCGTGTCGGCTTCGCCCGCGCGCTGGTCGTGCATCCGGACCTGCTGCTGATGGACGAGCCGTTCTCGGCGCTCGACGTGCTCACCGCCGAGACACTGAGAACCGACCTGATCGATCTCTGGGTCGAAGGCCGGCTGCCGATCAAATCGATCCTGATGGTGACACACAATATCGAGGAGGCCGTCCTGATGTGCGATCGCATCCTGGTATTCTCGTCGAATCCGGGGCGGGTCGCCGTCGAGATCAAGGTCGAGCTGGCACATCCACGCAATCGGCTCGATCCGCATTTCCGTCAGCTCGTCGACAGCATCTACGCGCGCATGACGCAGCGTGCGGAGCCCAAGGCGCCCGCGATCGAAGGCATTCCCGGCTCCGGCGTCGGCATGACCCTGCACCATGTATCGTCCAACGTGCTGTCCGGCCTGATCGAGACGCTGGCGGGCGCGCCCTACAACGGACACGCGGACCTGCCGGTGCTCGCCGGCCAGCTTCAGCTCGAGGCCGACGAGATCCTTCATCTCGGCGAGTCGCTACAACTGTTGCGGTTCGCCCATTTGAGCGAAGGCGACCTCGTGCTCACCGACGCGGGCAAGCGTTTTGCCCATCTCGAGACCGACGCGCGCAAGAAGCTGTTCGCCGAGCACCTCGTCACATACGTTCCGGTGATGGGATTGATCCGTCGCGTGCTCGACGAGCGGCCCTCGCATACCGCGCCCGCGGCACGGTTCCGCAACGAGCTCGAAGACTACATGTCCGAGGATTATGCCGACGAGACGCTGAAGACCGTCGTGTCCTGGGGCCGTTATGCCGAGCTGTTCGCCTATGACGAGCAGTCGGAGACGTTCAGCCTGGAAAATCCCGGCGAAAGCACCTGA
- a CDS encoding ABC transporter permease subunit: MKPRDIRTVAIGRALRPNVWDVVALILVIGAMVLIVYGGEQTVAPLSELERSPVSLDPVNLPLYALRTVLRMLLAIVCSTIFTFVYAAIAAKSRRAEMVMIPVLDILQSVPILGFLTFTVVFFMNLFPSQVLGAELASVFAIFTSQAWNMTFSMYQSMRNVPKDLEEATQSFHLSGWQRFWRLDVPFAMPGLIWNAMMSMSGGWFFVVASEAITVGNTTVTLPGVGSYVALAIQQRDLPAIFYAILAMLLVIIAYDQLLFRPIIAWADKFRFEQTASGESPTSWMLDLFRRTRALRAVTLPFSSINRAVSNLRIPLPKLGAPTRSRDTPSRLIDGLWLAVVLAGTAYAAWLTYRYLSASLGLSDVLVAIRDGLVTFLRVIVLISLATLIWVPIGVWIGLRPKLAERIQPLAQFLAAFPANLAFPVFVVAIVSFKLNPNIWLSPLMILGTQWYILFNVIAGASAFPSDLREAASSLHLGGWRWWFKVILPGIFPYYVTGAITASGGSWNASIVAEVASWGDTHLNATGLGAYIAAATEAGDFPRVVLGIATMCILVTLFNRLVWRPLYAFGERRLRLG; this comes from the coding sequence ATGAAGCCGAGAGATATTCGCACGGTCGCGATCGGCCGGGCGCTGCGCCCCAATGTCTGGGATGTCGTCGCGCTGATCCTCGTGATCGGCGCCATGGTGCTGATCGTCTATGGCGGCGAGCAGACCGTCGCGCCATTGTCGGAGCTGGAGCGCTCGCCGGTCTCGCTCGATCCGGTCAACCTGCCGCTCTATGCGCTGCGCACAGTCCTGCGAATGCTGCTTGCGATCGTTTGCTCGACCATCTTCACCTTCGTCTACGCTGCGATCGCCGCCAAGAGCCGGCGCGCGGAGATGGTCATGATCCCGGTCCTGGACATCCTCCAGTCCGTGCCGATCCTGGGCTTCCTGACCTTCACCGTCGTCTTCTTCATGAATCTGTTTCCGAGCCAGGTGCTCGGTGCCGAACTGGCTTCGGTGTTTGCGATTTTCACGAGCCAGGCCTGGAACATGACGTTCAGCATGTACCAGTCGATGCGCAACGTGCCGAAGGATCTGGAAGAGGCGACGCAAAGCTTTCATCTGTCGGGCTGGCAGCGGTTCTGGCGTCTCGACGTGCCCTTCGCGATGCCGGGACTGATCTGGAACGCGATGATGTCGATGTCGGGCGGCTGGTTTTTCGTGGTCGCCTCGGAAGCGATCACCGTCGGCAACACCACCGTAACGCTGCCGGGCGTCGGATCCTATGTCGCGCTGGCGATCCAGCAGCGCGATCTGCCGGCGATCTTCTACGCCATCCTGGCCATGCTGCTCGTCATCATCGCTTATGACCAATTGCTGTTCCGGCCCATCATTGCCTGGGCCGACAAGTTCCGTTTCGAACAGACGGCGTCCGGTGAGTCACCCACCTCCTGGATGCTCGACCTGTTTCGCCGGACCCGCGCCCTGCGGGCCGTGACGCTGCCCTTCTCCAGCATCAATCGCGCGGTCTCGAATTTGCGCATTCCGCTCCCCAAGCTGGGGGCCCCGACAAGGAGCAGAGACACGCCGTCGCGGCTGATCGACGGCCTCTGGCTTGCTGTCGTCCTCGCAGGCACGGCCTACGCCGCGTGGCTGACCTACCGCTATCTCTCCGCCAGCCTCGGCCTGAGCGATGTGCTCGTTGCGATCCGCGACGGGCTGGTCACCTTCCTGCGCGTCATCGTCCTGATCAGCCTTGCGACCCTGATCTGGGTGCCGATCGGCGTCTGGATCGGCTTGCGTCCAAAACTGGCCGAACGCATCCAACCGCTGGCTCAGTTTCTCGCGGCGTTTCCGGCCAATCTCGCCTTTCCGGTCTTCGTCGTCGCCATCGTCAGCTTCAAGCTCAATCCGAATATCTGGCTGAGCCCGCTGATGATCCTCGGCACGCAATGGTACATCCTGTTCAACGTCATCGCCGGGGCCAGCGCCTTTCCGAGCGATCTGCGCGAAGCGGCGAGCAGCCTTCATCTCGGCGGATGGCGGTGGTGGTTCAAGGTGATCCTGCCGGGCATCTTTCCTTATTACGTCACCGGCGCGATCACGGCGTCCGGCGGCTCCTGGAACGCCTCGATCGTGGCCGAGGTCGCCAGCTGGGGCGACACCCATCTGAACGCCACCGGGCTCGGCGCCTATATCGCGGCTGCGACCGAAGCAGGTGATTTCCCGCGTGTCGTTCTCGGAATCGCCACGATGTGCATCCTGGTGACGCTGTTCAATCGTCTGGTCTGGCGACCCCTCTACGCCTTCGGCGAGCGCCGCCTGCGGCTCGGCTGA
- a CDS encoding FMN-binding glutamate synthase family protein: METLLLPFSPRFIILTICAVVTALLIGIGIADRKIFDILLIPICIFGALTLLGVRDLMQKGHAVLRNYPISAHIRFLLEEIRPEMRQYFFESEKDGMPFSRDIRAVVYQRAKMQLDKRPFGTQEDVYREGYEWMHHSVSPKAHAEEKFRVTIGGPDCAKPYSASVFNISAMSFGALSPNAVRALNAGAKKGGFAHDTGEGGFSPYHAEMGGDIIWEIGSGYFGCRHLDGTFDPEAFARVAGQDQIKMVELKISQGAKPGHGGVLPAAKVSEEISKIRGVSMGEDCISPASHRAFSTPVGMMQFIAEMRRLSGGKPAGFKLCIGHPWEFLAICKAMLETGIYPDFIVVDGNEGGTGAAPLEFMDHLGMPMREGVNFVHNALVGINARDRIKIGASGKIATAFDMARAMAIGADWCNSARGFMFSLGCIQSLSCHTDRCPTGVATQDPTRARALYVPLKIDRVHNYHHATLHSLTELIAAAGLTHPQELRPVHFSQRTSTTHVQSFAQLYPPLRPGELLEGTEDPRFRDAWRMAQAASFQPAL, encoded by the coding sequence ATGGAAACCCTGCTGCTTCCATTTTCGCCACGCTTCATCATCCTGACGATCTGCGCGGTCGTCACTGCGCTGCTGATCGGCATCGGCATCGCCGACCGCAAGATCTTCGACATCCTCTTGATCCCGATCTGCATCTTCGGCGCCCTGACGCTGCTCGGCGTCCGCGATCTCATGCAGAAAGGCCACGCGGTCCTGCGCAACTACCCGATCTCGGCGCATATCCGCTTCCTGCTCGAAGAGATCAGGCCGGAGATGCGGCAGTATTTCTTCGAGAGCGAGAAGGACGGCATGCCGTTCTCGCGCGACATCCGCGCGGTGGTTTATCAACGCGCCAAGATGCAGCTCGACAAGCGTCCGTTCGGCACCCAGGAGGATGTCTATCGCGAGGGCTATGAGTGGATGCATCACTCGGTGTCGCCGAAGGCGCATGCCGAGGAGAAGTTTCGCGTCACCATCGGCGGGCCGGATTGCGCAAAGCCCTATTCGGCCTCGGTGTTCAACATCTCGGCAATGAGTTTTGGCGCGCTCAGCCCCAACGCCGTGCGCGCGCTCAATGCCGGTGCCAAGAAGGGCGGGTTCGCCCACGACACCGGTGAAGGCGGCTTCAGCCCCTATCACGCCGAGATGGGCGGCGACATCATCTGGGAAATCGGCTCCGGCTATTTCGGCTGCCGTCATCTCGACGGCACCTTCGATCCCGAGGCGTTCGCGCGTGTCGCCGGCCAGGACCAGATCAAGATGGTCGAGCTCAAGATCAGCCAGGGCGCCAAGCCCGGCCATGGCGGCGTGCTGCCGGCGGCGAAGGTCTCGGAGGAGATCTCGAAAATCCGCGGCGTCTCGATGGGCGAGGATTGCATCTCGCCGGCCTCGCATCGCGCCTTCTCCACGCCTGTCGGCATGATGCAGTTCATCGCCGAGATGCGAAGACTCTCCGGCGGCAAGCCGGCCGGCTTCAAGCTCTGCATCGGCCATCCCTGGGAGTTTCTGGCGATCTGCAAGGCAATGCTGGAGACCGGCATCTATCCCGACTTCATCGTGGTCGACGGCAACGAGGGCGGTACCGGTGCCGCGCCGCTGGAATTCATGGACCATCTGGGCATGCCGATGCGCGAGGGCGTCAACTTCGTCCATAACGCGCTGGTCGGGATCAATGCCCGCGACCGCATCAAGATCGGTGCGTCCGGCAAGATCGCAACCGCCTTCGACATGGCGCGGGCGATGGCGATCGGCGCCGACTGGTGCAACTCGGCGCGCGGCTTCATGTTCTCGCTCGGCTGCATCCAGTCGCTGAGCTGTCACACCGATCGATGCCCGACCGGCGTTGCGACGCAGGATCCGACGCGAGCGCGCGCGCTTTACGTGCCGCTCAAGATCGACCGCGTGCACAATTATCACCACGCGACGCTGCACTCGCTGACCGAGCTGATCGCCGCGGCCGGCCTGACCCATCCGCAGGAACTGCGCCCAGTCCATTTCAGCCAGCGGACCTCGACGACCCACGTGCAATCCTTCGCACAGCTTTATCCGCCGCTGCGTCCGGGCGAACTGCTCGAAGGCACGGAAGACCCGCGGTTCCGTGACGCCTGGCGGATGGCACAGGCGGCATCATTCCAGCCGGCGCTGTGA
- a CDS encoding carbohydrate porin — MPGAGFAADLPLKARAAKTVYEWTGFYVGGHFGYGDASFGPGTNPLPEQGVVLPHSAIGLSGGYQLGYNRQLANRVVLGIEADATFTGPTDGPALARSPVPFNTTIDYIGTVRGRVGYAFDRFMPYVTGGVAWGHTHINVNDADGVSPLFPVGHYQAGWTAGLGLEYAVSGNWTAKAEYEYVDLSRKTYDLSGFGLGSVNVDPRIHLFKLGLNYQFGDTPWMPVVGGKTKLPESDDWNVHAQTTVLPQGYGPIHSPYASPQSLPGGGQFQATWTTTAFLGARLWDGGEFYFNPELAQGFGLNGTLGLAGFSNGEAQKAGAPFPKIRAQRYYFKQTFGLGGEQEAVEDAPNQLAGKRDIDRVTLIVGRFAVGDFFDGNSYAKDPRADFMNWAMWSSGAYDFPADLPGYTRGAVVELNRKDWAIRAGLFQVPSAPNSDVLTFKTGGSVVEFEERHTLLEQPGKLRVGVFANSGNTANYNDVVAQAAANPALDINDIATANQRTRSKYGFYVNLEQQVVNDVGLFARASWNDGQNQILSFTDIDRSVSGGLSIKGSRWGRPDDTIGIGGAINGLSDAHRAFLAAGGTGLLIGDGQLNYRNERILEAYYAYSVIKGVTMTADYQLITNPAYNADRGPVSIFSGRLHAEF; from the coding sequence CTGCCGGGTGCCGGCTTCGCCGCCGACCTGCCGCTGAAGGCGCGCGCCGCGAAAACCGTTTACGAGTGGACCGGCTTCTATGTCGGCGGCCATTTCGGCTACGGTGACGCGAGCTTCGGACCCGGCACCAATCCGTTGCCCGAGCAAGGCGTCGTCCTGCCCCACAGCGCAATCGGGCTCAGCGGCGGCTATCAACTTGGCTACAACCGACAACTCGCAAATCGCGTCGTGCTCGGCATCGAAGCCGACGCAACGTTCACGGGTCCGACCGACGGCCCGGCACTCGCGCGTTCGCCGGTGCCCTTCAACACCACGATCGACTACATCGGCACGGTGCGCGGCCGCGTCGGCTATGCCTTCGACCGGTTCATGCCTTACGTCACCGGCGGCGTCGCGTGGGGGCACACGCATATCAACGTCAACGATGCCGATGGTGTCTCGCCGCTCTTCCCGGTCGGCCACTACCAGGCCGGATGGACTGCGGGACTCGGTCTCGAATACGCGGTCAGCGGCAATTGGACTGCGAAGGCCGAATACGAATATGTCGACCTCTCCCGCAAGACCTACGATCTCAGCGGCTTTGGCCTCGGCAGCGTCAACGTCGATCCGCGCATTCATCTGTTCAAGCTCGGCCTGAACTACCAGTTCGGCGACACGCCGTGGATGCCGGTGGTCGGCGGCAAGACCAAGCTGCCTGAATCCGACGACTGGAACGTCCACGCCCAGACCACCGTGCTGCCGCAAGGCTATGGCCCGATCCATTCGCCCTATGCGAGCCCGCAGAGCCTGCCCGGCGGCGGCCAGTTCCAGGCGACGTGGACGACGACGGCGTTTCTGGGCGCGCGGCTGTGGGACGGCGGCGAATTCTATTTCAATCCGGAGCTCGCGCAGGGCTTCGGCCTCAACGGCACGCTCGGCCTCGCCGGCTTTTCCAACGGCGAAGCCCAGAAGGCCGGCGCGCCGTTCCCAAAAATCCGCGCGCAGCGCTATTACTTCAAGCAGACGTTCGGACTCGGCGGTGAGCAGGAAGCAGTCGAGGACGCACCGAACCAGCTCGCGGGCAAGCGCGATATCGACCGCGTCACGCTGATCGTCGGCCGTTTCGCCGTCGGCGATTTCTTCGACGGCAACTCCTATGCAAAAGACCCGCGCGCCGATTTCATGAACTGGGCGATGTGGTCGTCGGGCGCCTATGACTTCCCGGCCGACCTGCCCGGCTATACCCGCGGCGCCGTGGTCGAGCTCAACCGCAAGGACTGGGCGATCCGCGCCGGCCTGTTCCAGGTGCCGTCCGCGCCGAACAGCGACGTGCTGACCTTCAAGACCGGCGGCAGCGTGGTCGAGTTCGAAGAGCGTCACACGCTCCTCGAGCAGCCCGGCAAACTGCGCGTCGGCGTCTTCGCCAACAGCGGCAACACCGCGAACTACAACGATGTCGTCGCACAGGCCGCCGCCAACCCCGCACTCGACATCAACGACATCGCGACCGCGAACCAGCGCACCCGTTCGAAGTACGGCTTCTACGTCAATCTCGAGCAGCAGGTCGTCAACGACGTCGGACTGTTCGCGCGGGCGAGTTGGAACGACGGCCAGAACCAGATTCTCTCCTTCACCGATATCGACCGCAGCGTCTCAGGCGGCCTCTCGATCAAGGGCAGCCGTTGGGGACGTCCGGATGACACAATCGGCATCGGCGGCGCCATCAACGGCCTGTCTGACGCACATCGCGCTTTCCTTGCCGCCGGCGGCACCGGCCTGCTGATCGGCGACGGCCAGCTCAACTACCGCAACGAACGCATCCTCGAGGCCTACTACGCCTATTCGGTGATCAAGGGCGTGACGATGACCGCGGACTATCAATTGATCACAAACCCGGCCTATAACGCCGACCGTGGGCCGGTCTCGATCTTCTCGGGCCGTCTGCACGCCGAGTTCTAG
- a CDS encoding ferredoxin--NADP reductase: protein MSAFYREKVLSVQHWTDTLFSFRATRDSGFRFQNGQFAMIGLEVEGRPLLRAYSMASANHEEELEFFSIKVQDGPLTSRLQKIKEGDTILVGRKATGTLITDNLIPGKRLMLLSTGTGLAPFASLIKDPEVYEQFESIVLVHGCRQVSELAYGEKLVASLREDELFGELLADKLIYYPTVTREPFRNRGRITDLINSEQIFNDIGQGPLNIETDRVMMCGSPAMLEELKVMFEGRDFIEGSGNKPGHFVIEKAFVER, encoded by the coding sequence ATGAGCGCGTTTTACCGAGAGAAGGTTCTTTCCGTCCAGCACTGGACCGACACGCTGTTCAGCTTCCGCGCCACGCGCGATAGCGGCTTCCGCTTCCAGAACGGCCAGTTCGCGATGATCGGCCTCGAGGTCGAGGGCCGTCCGCTGCTGCGCGCCTACAGCATGGCCAGCGCCAATCACGAGGAAGAGCTCGAGTTCTTCTCGATCAAGGTGCAGGATGGTCCGCTGACCTCGCGCCTGCAGAAGATCAAGGAAGGCGACACCATCCTGGTCGGCCGCAAGGCGACCGGCACGCTGATCACCGACAACCTCATCCCCGGCAAGCGGCTGATGCTGCTCTCGACCGGCACCGGGCTTGCGCCCTTCGCCAGCCTGATCAAGGACCCCGAGGTCTATGAGCAGTTCGAGAGCATCGTGCTGGTGCACGGCTGCCGCCAGGTCTCCGAGCTCGCCTATGGCGAGAAGCTCGTCGCGAGCCTGCGCGAGGACGAGCTGTTCGGCGAACTGCTCGCGGACAAGCTGATCTATTATCCGACCGTGACCCGCGAACCGTTCCGCAACCGCGGCCGCATCACCGACCTCATCAACTCCGAGCAGATCTTCAACGACATCGGCCAGGGCCCGCTCAACATCGAGACCGACCGCGTCATGATGTGCGGCAGCCCGGCGATGCTCGAAGAGCTGAAGGTGATGTTCGAAGGCCGCGATTTCATCGAAGGCTCCGGCAACAAGCCCGGCCATTTCGTGATCGAGAAGGCGTTCGTCGAGCGCTGA
- a CDS encoding PilZ domain-containing protein, translating into MDEERRDKARHRVLKAGTIEFGGGAIDCTVRNFSDTGAALDVTSPVGIPEQFTLSIKADGAHLACTVVWRKEKRIGVRFG; encoded by the coding sequence ATGGATGAAGAACGGCGCGACAAGGCCAGGCACCGCGTATTGAAGGCCGGAACCATCGAGTTCGGCGGCGGCGCGATCGACTGCACCGTCCGCAATTTCTCCGACACCGGTGCCGCCCTCGACGTCACCAGCCCGGTCGGCATTCCCGAGCAGTTTACCCTGTCGATCAAGGCAGATGGCGCGCATCTCGCCTGCACGGTGGTGTGGCGCAAGGAAAAGCGGATCGGGGTGAGGTTCGGGTGA
- a CDS encoding patatin-like phospholipase family protein, with protein MSAIDHGRPPRPTAYVLAGGGSFGAIQVGMMHALAKHGVVADLVVGSSVGAINGAYYAGDPSLKGVLGLEAIWRSLKRQDVFPVTWRTLLGFMWRRDFLIPHDGIRKLIEDHLSYRNVQEAQLPLHIVTTDFVSGESVVLSDGPVVEAILASTAIPGAFTPVHYRNLFLADGAISSNTPVRIAVKMGAKRLIVLPAGHACAVETPPVGAVANALHALTLLTARQLVAELEALSPDIEYVVVPPLCPMVGSPYDFSRTGEHIDRAIEATGEWLARGGLERHGVIPHEAQLHGH; from the coding sequence TTGTCAGCGATCGACCATGGTCGTCCGCCGAGACCGACTGCCTATGTGCTGGCGGGCGGCGGCAGTTTCGGGGCGATCCAGGTCGGCATGATGCATGCGCTGGCCAAGCACGGGGTCGTCGCCGACCTCGTGGTCGGATCAAGCGTCGGCGCGATCAACGGCGCCTATTATGCCGGCGATCCCTCGCTCAAGGGCGTGCTCGGGCTGGAAGCGATCTGGCGCAGCCTGAAGCGGCAAGACGTCTTCCCGGTCACATGGCGAACGCTGCTCGGCTTCATGTGGCGGCGGGACTTCCTGATTCCGCATGATGGCATCCGCAAGCTGATCGAGGATCATCTGTCCTATCGCAACGTGCAGGAGGCCCAGCTTCCCCTGCACATCGTCACCACCGATTTCGTCTCCGGCGAGAGTGTGGTGCTGTCGGATGGCCCGGTGGTCGAGGCGATCCTGGCGTCGACCGCGATCCCCGGCGCCTTTACGCCGGTCCACTACCGGAACCTCTTCCTTGCCGATGGTGCGATCTCCTCGAATACGCCGGTCCGGATTGCGGTGAAGATGGGCGCAAAGCGGTTGATCGTGCTGCCGGCCGGGCATGCCTGTGCGGTCGAAACGCCTCCCGTCGGTGCGGTCGCCAATGCCCTGCATGCGCTGACGCTGCTGACCGCGCGGCAGTTGGTGGCCGAGCTCGAAGCACTCTCCCCCGATATCGAATATGTCGTGGTGCCGCCGCTGTGCCCGATGGTCGGATCACCCTACGATTTCTCGCGCACGGGCGAACATATCGATCGCGCGATCGAAGCGACCGGCGAATGGCTGGCGCGGGGCGGCCTCGAACGGCACGGCGTGATCCCGCACGAGGCGCAGCTGCACGGCCATTGA
- a CDS encoding hemolysin family protein — protein sequence MLSVELIIVVVLIVINGLLSMSELAVVSSRPARLSLLAARGVRGAERALMLAADPGKFLSTVQIGITLVGVLSGAFSGATLGQRLTQWLVELGLSSGIADIVGVGIVVTIITYATLIVGELVPKQVALRDPESIAVKVAPAMHVLARVSLPLVFLLDLSGKLILTLLGRGGKAEEKVSEDEIHHLVNEAESAGVLEPGEKEMIAGVMRLGDRPVGAVMTPRTEVDEIDLNDDQAAIQALIAKSPHSRFPVSDGDRDAPIGVLQAKDLLVAYMNERTPDLRALVREAPSIPASADARDVLAILRAAPVHVGFVYDEYGAFEGVVTAADILESIVGAFHSEEGPPEPAYVRRADSSLLVSGWMPVDEFGELLSIELPPHHRYNTVAGLVLQQFNVLPNVGDAFDLSGWHIEVVDLDGRRIDKILASRLGEVETG from the coding sequence ATGTTGTCTGTCGAACTCATCATCGTCGTCGTCCTGATCGTCATCAACGGCCTGTTGTCCATGTCCGAGCTCGCCGTGGTCTCGTCGCGCCCCGCGCGGCTGTCGCTGCTGGCCGCCAGGGGCGTGCGCGGCGCCGAACGCGCGCTGATGCTGGCCGCCGATCCCGGAAAGTTCCTCTCGACGGTGCAGATCGGCATCACGCTGGTCGGCGTGCTCTCGGGCGCGTTCTCCGGCGCAACGCTCGGGCAGCGGCTGACGCAATGGCTGGTCGAGCTCGGCCTGTCCTCAGGCATTGCCGACATCGTCGGCGTCGGCATCGTCGTCACGATCATCACCTATGCGACCCTGATTGTCGGCGAGCTGGTGCCGAAGCAGGTCGCGCTGCGCGATCCCGAAAGCATCGCGGTCAAGGTCGCGCCCGCGATGCATGTGCTGGCACGGGTCTCGCTGCCGTTGGTGTTTCTGCTCGACCTCTCCGGCAAGCTGATCCTCACGCTGCTCGGCCGCGGCGGCAAGGCCGAGGAGAAGGTGTCGGAGGACGAGATCCATCACCTCGTCAACGAGGCCGAGAGCGCAGGCGTGCTTGAGCCCGGCGAAAAGGAGATGATCGCCGGCGTGATGCGGCTCGGCGACCGCCCGGTCGGCGCCGTGATGACGCCGCGCACCGAGGTCGACGAGATCGACCTCAACGACGATCAGGCAGCGATCCAGGCGCTGATCGCAAAAAGCCCGCATTCGCGCTTTCCCGTCTCCGACGGTGATCGCGACGCGCCGATCGGCGTGCTCCAGGCGAAGGACCTGCTGGTCGCGTACATGAACGAACGGACGCCGGATCTGCGGGCGCTCGTCCGCGAAGCGCCAAGCATTCCCGCGTCGGCCGATGCCCGCGATGTGCTGGCAATCCTGAGGGCTGCGCCGGTCCATGTCGGGTTCGTCTACGACGAATACGGCGCCTTTGAAGGCGTGGTCACGGCCGCCGATATCCTGGAGTCGATCGTCGGCGCCTTCCATTCCGAGGAAGGGCCGCCGGAGCCGGCTTATGTCAGGCGCGCCGACTCATCACTGCTCGTCTCGGGCTGGATGCCGGTCGACGAGTTCGGCGAACTCCTCAGCATCGAGCTGCCGCCGCATCATCGCTACAACACCGTGGCCGGACTGGTGCTGCAGCAATTCAACGTGCTGCCCAATGTCGGCGACGCCTTCGACCTCAGTGGCTGGCATATCGAGGTGGTCGATCTCGACGGCAGGAGGATCGACAAGATCCTGGCGAGCCGGCTGGGTGAAGTCGAGACGGGGTGA
- a CDS encoding IS110 family transposase, which produces MIIPLRYVGIDVSKKHLDIFDEADGVPRRIANAAQAITQQVARWRCDALIVFEATGTYDLALREALGQAGVRFARINPARARDFARASGQLAKTDPIDARMLAAFGRVMQPATEQAANPARNALSRLAKRRDQLVLMRAQEKNRRSEADDRAMAERISRLIEVLDGEVAEIEADIKALTKAEPEIADDAKLIRSLPGVGPVACMQLISKMPELGRVGAKQIAALAGLAPFNVDSGVFRGKRKIAGGRKRVRDALYMAALNAVRRADPFKAFYARLRQAGKPAKLALIAVARKLLTVLNAMMRDRKPYLQTGPT; this is translated from the coding sequence GTGATCATACCTCTTCGTTACGTCGGAATCGACGTCTCCAAAAAGCATCTCGATATCTTTGATGAAGCTGACGGTGTGCCCAGGCGTATCGCCAACGCGGCACAGGCCATCACACAGCAGGTGGCGCGTTGGCGATGCGATGCGCTGATCGTCTTCGAGGCCACGGGTACCTATGACCTTGCGCTTCGCGAGGCCCTGGGCCAGGCCGGTGTCCGCTTCGCCCGGATCAATCCGGCTCGAGCTCGCGATTTTGCGCGGGCCAGCGGCCAACTTGCCAAAACCGACCCGATCGATGCACGGATGCTGGCGGCTTTTGGCCGGGTCATGCAGCCGGCAACCGAGCAGGCCGCCAATCCCGCCCGCAACGCCTTGTCGAGGCTTGCAAAACGGCGGGATCAGCTGGTTCTCATGCGCGCGCAGGAGAAGAACCGGCGCAGCGAGGCTGACGACCGCGCCATGGCCGAACGGATCAGCCGCCTTATCGAGGTTCTCGACGGCGAAGTTGCCGAGATCGAAGCCGACATCAAGGCGCTGACCAAGGCCGAGCCGGAGATCGCGGACGATGCAAAGTTGATCCGCTCGCTTCCGGGTGTGGGTCCCGTGGCTTGCATGCAGCTCATCTCGAAGATGCCGGAACTCGGACGTGTTGGTGCAAAACAGATCGCGGCACTCGCGGGCCTTGCCCCCTTCAACGTCGACAGCGGCGTCTTCCGTGGCAAACGCAAGATCGCCGGCGGTCGAAAGCGCGTTCGTGACGCCCTCTACATGGCTGCCCTCAACGCGGTTCGCCGGGCCGATCCGTTCAAGGCCTTCTACGCACGACTGCGACAGGCCGGCAAACCAGCCAAGCTCGCTCTCATTGCCGTCGCCAGGAAGCTCCTAACCGTCCTCAACGCCATGATGCGCGACAGGAAGCCCTACCTTCAGACCGGGCCGACATAA